In Deinococcus irradiatisoli, the genomic stretch TTGTTGAGGGTACCCTCGATATCAGGTAGGTTACGTCGCACGCATGCGTACAGCATGTTGCCCCCAGGGAGCCGTACCATCAGGGGCGGCTTGCCACGGGTCAGGAGCGCCATTTGCTGTTTACGCCACTTCTGAAGCGTGTCGCGATACTGGGCATCTATGAATGACACGGCGGGGACCCGGATGTTGCGAGCAGTGTCTTGATCTATACCGAGCTTGAGCAGTGAGTGTTCGATATTGAACTGCTTACCTGCCTTACGCTCTTCGATGCTGAGCACGACAATGTCCGACAGTACCGCCTTTTCGGCCTGTTGCTTGATGCGTTCCTCAGCAACTCGCTCCTCCAGCAGAGACAGCGCATTCAGATCGAGCCGACGGGCTTCTGTCCAAAGCCGGTCGAGCTTCTGCAGGAACGTCTTGTCCAGGACCTGAGTTCCGGACATCACTTCTTGGTTGGTGTGACGTGCCTGGTTGGTGAGGTTGGCCGAACCCAGCCAGCCCACCGCGGCATTGCCTTGACGGCGCAAATACACTTTGGCGTGCAAGCGGTCGTGAGCACGAACCTTGGCGCCACGTTCCACCATGTCGCGGAGGACATCAAGGTTGCTGCTGCCACGTGCAAAGTCCACAGGGTCGGCAGTAGTCAATACCTTCACGTCGGTAAAGTTCGCCAGGTTGGCAACGCCTTCCAAGTCTCTGGGCGTCACGGTGATGTACGGGCTGATCAGCCACCAATCACCAGTATGGGGAAGAAGTTGTTCGATAGCTTTATCCCAGGAACTCCACATAGGGCCTCACCTCGGGGTGCAGTCGAGTCTGTAAGACAAAGGCAAGCACTTCTTACCGCTCAGTACTGCTCTGGATGGCGCAGCAGAGGTGTAGCACGCATGAACAACACCAGCGTGTGCAGGGCCGCATGGACGATGCCCTGATCCACTAGATCGTCAGCAGCCTTGTCGCCGTGGAACAGGTTGTTCCGGACACGTGCAAGGGCAAAGATAGTGGCACGCCAGTTCACTTCATCTCCAGAGTTCCAGTTCTGTGGGTCATGGTTGATTCCACGTGCCCGTAGCTCTGGAATGAGCTGGGCGCGTGTTTCCGGGGTGCGGTCCTGGCGGTATTGAGGGTACCTGCGACGGATATCTCTCACTTCGAAAATCGGCCAGAAGGATACGAACTGCTCCAACTGCCGCCGGAACTCTGCGCTTGTGTCTAGGAGTTCGTCGAACACCTGCTGAAGGTGAGGATCCTCAGCGAGCCGACCACGCCATACGGAGTCGCGATCCTGGTCGGTCACGCATGCTGCCCAGGAGTTGAGTGCAAACCAAGTGTAGATGAAGGGCTCGAAGCTCTCTTCTGGACCGCATCCGAGACCTTGCTCACCTCGCCGGAACCATTCCTGGATGAGGCGTTTGCCATACGGAGGCAGAGAGCCGTAGCGCCAGTATTCCAGATTGCGGGGTGGCCGGGTCACGCCCTCGCTCCCACTCTGTGCGCTACCCGATCATCCGCTGGTCTCGTCTTCGGCGAGGCGCGGTAGTCGTCGCCTAAGTCCAAATGGGCGATTTCGCCATGGATCTCCAGAATGACGTACTTGGTGCGGTACGTCCTGTACTGCACCTCGTCTTTGCGCTTGGCGATGGGGAACGTCTCCATGATGAAGTCTATGTCGCTCCGACCGATACCGTACAGGTAAAAGTACAGCGCGTCGAGCTCTGCCAGCAGCAAGTTCGTCCTGAATCAGTGGTTCCTGCCAGAAGATCCCCCTTCGAAGTTTGGCCACAGCGAGATCAGTCTTCTTCCCTTGACCTCCTACTAAATTTACTTAATTAGCCTATACCAACTTGAGCAAGCTTTAACGAATTTACATCTATAAGGAAAGGTCTTTCTTTAAGCGATGCCGAAGGCATATAATACAGAGGCAGGGAATTCTGTTTTCGCTGGACGGCTGCGCTCAGCAGCTAAGGCCTTCAAGGCGTCATAATCCTTGCCGTTTAGTTACGCGACGGAAGCCGAGTCAGTTTAGTGGCCGCCTAGAATTTACGCGGCCACTTCAGATATGTTCCATTCACGTCGGCAGACCTTTCCTCCCCCCAGTCAATTCCGCCAGCGTCAAAGCGGCTTCCCGGTGCTGATCGTCGTAAAGGTGCTGATACGTCTTGGCCGTGAAGCCGGGCGTAGCATGCCCCAGCCGCTCAGAGAGGACCTTAAGCGGCATGCCTTGCCGGGCGGCCAGCGAGGCGTTGGTATGGCGCAGGTCGTGCAACCGGATGCGCGGCAACCCCAGTTGATTCCCCAGCAGGTCGAACTCCCGGCTCAGCTTGATGGGGCGGATGGTGGTGCCCGTGCGGGTGGTGAAGACGTGATTGGTGCTGGCCCACTTCGCGCCGAGTTTCGCCCGCTGCTGCTCCTGCGCCACCCGGTGCTCCTGAAGCAACGCCAGGGCTTCCTGGGTCAGGTAAATGAGCCGCCGTCCGTTCTTAGTCTTCGGCTCGCTCATGACCACCTTGCGGCCGGCGGTGGTAAGGTTGCGCTGCACCGTCAGCCGCCTTTCCTGGAAGTCGATGTCGCTCCACTGCAGCCCCAGCAGTTCACCGCGCCGCATGCCGGTCGTCACGGCCAGGTAAAAGCAAACGAACCAGCGGTGCGACCGGATCTGATCCAGGAAGGTCATCACCTGTTCGCCGGTCCAGACCTCGGCGGTGTAGGCCGGCGCCTGCGGGCGGTCCACCAACTCGGCCACGTTGCGTGCGGTGATGCCGTAGCGGGTCGCCTGTTTGAGGGCGCCGGACAGCACGACATGGATCAGTTGCACCATACGCGGCCGCAAACCTTTTTCGCGCAGCTGCCGATACAGCATGTCGAAGTCACCGGGTTCGAGGCTCTGAACCCTTCTTTCGCCGATGATGGGCAGCAGGTGGCGGTAAATGATGTTGGTGTACCCGGCGATGGTCGATTCCTTTCGCCCCGCGGCCGCTTTCCGCTCCAACCATTGCGGCAGGTAGACGGCAAAGGTCAGTTGGTCCGGAGCCACCAGCGAGCCCTTGTTCTGGGCTGCGAGCAGGGCATTGAGCCGGTCGGCCACCTCTTTGCGGGTTTTGCCGTAGACCGTGATGCGCCGGGGCCGCCCATCAGCCCGCCGGCCATGGGTAAGGCGCGCTTCCCACCGCCCGTCTTTCCGTTTGGTGATGGTGCCCTCGCCATTTCCCTTCTTCTTCGCCATACTTTTAGTCTCTCGTCTTTCTTCCCTTCCGTTGAACTGACGGCAGGGGATTGGTCACCCCCGCCGCCCAAAGGTTTTTGCTGTGTCCATCGGCGTTACGGCTTTTGGTCAGTCGCAGCCCTGCATCAAGGCAGCAGGCGGTACACCAGCGGCCCACCGGCTTTCGAAAGCGTGTGCTGCTCCACCTTGGAGCCCAATTTGGCGAGCAGAGTATCGAGGGCTTGCTTAGCTGCCGTCGCGCCCAGGGCCGCTTCACTACGGGCCAGTTCCACCAGGTCCTTGCGGGCCGTCCATTCCTCCCCCGCTTCGATGAGGGCACGGTGCATCAACTGCAAGGCCTTGGCCGTGCGGGTTTCTTTCAGCACTTCGTCCACCGTGCCGACGGTCAACAGCAGGCCGCCGTCCTGATGGAGACACTCCACGGCAAAGGGTTTGGGCACCGGGCCGAAGGTCATCTTGTCAACTCTCCAGCGAATCAGGTGGCGGCCATCGGCGTCCTCTGGCTTGACGAGGTCGAGGATGTGCACCGCCCGCGCCTGCGCCGATTTCCCGATGCTGCCCATCACGCCCCGCGCTCCGACCTTCTCGCCGGCCTGCGGTTTGGGCAGGTGGTCGATGATGACCACCGCCGCGCCAGTCTCCGTCGCCAACTCCCGCAGCGCCGTCAGCGGGCCCATCGCCTCGCTGAGCTTATTCGCATTGATCTCCGGGAAACAGGTCATGAACGCGTCGAGCACGATCAACTTCACGCCCTGCTCCAGGGCCAGCGTCTTGATCTGTGCCAGCTCAGGGTCACCCAATCCGTAGGTCTCCTTGTCGGGTTCGAGGATGTGGATGAGGTTCATCCGCCCGCTGGGATCGGCCACCTGAAGCTGCGCCAGCAGATACCGCAGTGAGCGTCCATCGCCAGTCGGCGAATCGTAATTTACGTAGATGGTCGCTCCGCCGGGCACCGGGCGGTCCAGGAACATGCGATCCTCCTCGCTGGAGGACATTACCCAGGCCAGCGCCGCCACCACCGTCGTTTTCCCCGCCCCAGGAAGGGCAGCCACGATGGTCGGGTGCCCCTGCGGTATCAGGTCCGGTACCAGCCAGGAGATTTCCTGGTAGGGCTGGGTCACATCGATCTTCGTGAGCGGCATGCTCAGCGGCTCCCACGCAAGGGCGGGCGCGACGACTTCAAGCGGGGACGGGCCTTCACCAGGCGCCACGCCTGACCAAACCCACTGGCCTGCTTATCCGACGGCTCCCCGCTCTGGTCACTCGGTGCTGACCAATACCCAGGGTGCTGGTAGGCCCAGCTCACCGCCAATTTGGCTTCCCGGGCCGGGAAATCTCCGGGACCTTCCACCCGGTCGGCGTAGACCTCGGCCCATTCCAGCGCCAGCGCTTCAGGAACGCCACGACTGCACGCCTGAATGCCCAGCCACACAGCCCCCCAGTGCCGCGTCCCCTCCACACCGAACTTCTCCAGCGCCCTTTCCACCAGCGGCGAGCAGCCCTCTTGCTGGCTCCGCCCCGGCCACCTGTTCAGGGGCCGGTTCTGAGGCGGCGTGCTGGGCGTGGTCGGCGGCAGGGGGCGCTCGAAGAGCAGCGTCAGCAGATCGTCGCTGGCCGGCGGCAGGTCTTTCAGGGCCATCATTCGCGCCTCCAGCGATAGCGCACTCCGGAAACGTGCAGCGAGGGCGGCGCGACCACGTAGGCACGCTGATAGCGGGTATCCAGGCCCGGCCACAGCTTGACGCTGGTCCGCGGGCGGTGCTGGTCCTCAGGCAGCACACGAAGGTAGACATGGAATCCCCGACCCGTGCTCACCCGCGGCGCAGCACGCACTTCAGGAAAGCGGCGCTCCAGCAGGGCCAACATCTTCAAGCCCTCGGGACCGTCAAAGTCCAGGACCAGCAGGTCACCGCCGGTCGCGATGCCCAGGTTGGATCTTTCCCAACGCCAGGCTCCCACCACCGCCTCGTCATCGGACGCGCTGTCCACACCGTTGCTCAGAAGCGGGTGCTTGCCCGCCGAGGAGCAACCTTCCTTACCGCAGGTGCAGCACCCGGCCTCCATGCCGTGCAACACCATTACGCGGTAGCCCAGCTCCGTCTGGCCCAGGGCCTCCTCACGCATGACTTCGCCGCCGCTCACGACACCCTCCCCGCCGCCTGCAAGAAGTCGTCCAGCGCCGCTTTCGGCACCAGAATGCGGCGGTTGACGCGCACCGCCTTGAGCTGCCCGCTGTGCACCAGGGCATACGCCGCAGCACGCCCAATACGAAGCTGACTCGCCACTTCCGTAACCGTCAGTACCACCTGATCATTTCTCGTGTCTTCCATGCTTCTCAAATCTGTCAGACCCGCTCTACGTGCACAGCGAGCGGGTCTGACATTAAAACCGTAGTTGGTCTTTTAGCGAGCCCGGTGAGTCTGCCGGTAGCCTTTATGGCGGCCTCGCCTGAGCTGAATCTTGATTTGTTCGGCCAGCGCCTCTACCTCTTTCTCAATGGTTCGAGCAGAGGTCTTTTTCTGGCGCCTGACCATGTCACCTTGAGCTTTACGGCTCGCCTCATTCCTCAGCCGTTCCTCGATGTCTTCAGCAGCAATCCCCGAGTAGGACAGGCCACCGAAGACGTAGAGGGCGAGGTGATTGCTCACCTGGTAATCCCAGCGGTCCGGCTCGCCCACCAGCCGATGCCCGCTGGACTGATGCAGCTTGTTCATGTGCGTCTGTCTGTAAAGTTCGGGATCAAGACGCACTGCCTCAACTTCGGCGCAGGCCGCTTCCAGGTAGGCGTCAAGCTCGGGCTTATGGCGAGCGAAGTCTTTGCCGAGGCGGTTCCTGACCTTCCTGCGGTAATCCTGGCTCAACTCAGCCACGGGATCCCAGGGACCATCCACTTCCAGCACCGACGGAAGGGGCACTTCGAGTTCAAAGCTGACGGTATCGGGGTGACAGGTCGGCGACCAGTACCCCAGTAAAGGCAGGTAGGAAGCGGGCGAGACGTTTTCCCTCTTCACTCTCGCCAGATCCGCCTGGGAAGTGTTTCGCCAGGCGGCCAACGATTCATCCGCATGTTCGTCGGTGGCCATCTGGCTGAGCGAATCAACGGCAAAAGTCAGAAACCATTTCGGGGCCGCTTCCCAGTGAAAGCTGCCCGCCCAGTTTCCAACCAGCGCAGCCAGCATCTCTTCTCCCTCGCCACTCTTTTCGGTCAGTTCCGGCCAAGTCATCCTCGGCCGCTTTTCCAGCACCCTCCGGATCAGCGGGGTGCTGAGCGCCGCATCGACCAGCCTGAAGATCTCCCCCGGCGTTTTGCGACACATCGCCCCGATGACTCGCCGCTGCAGGCAAAACACACCACCGCCCGCCGGATTCGGATATTCGTAGTCGCCCATGCCCTGCGGAAACTTCACCTTCTCGGTCTTACGCTCTTTTGTCATGGCTACAGGGTAGAAAGCCAACAGCCGTCCGCTGAACGGAAGCCTCTCTCATTCAATCGAGATTGGTCACCAAGTCTCAGACCTCAGGGGTGACTGATTCAATTCATCTCGGTAACTTCGCCATAGCGGTAAGTGTTGGTCGAGCAGAGCGCGGAACCGGTCATTGTGGTGGCGTTCGTGCAGGTGGGCCAGTTCGTGCACCACCACATATTCCAGACAGTGCGGCGCTTTTTTCGCCAGTTCCAGGTTCAGCGAGATCCGTTGAGCCGAAGGTGAGCAACTCCCCCACTTGGTTTTCATCTGCCGGACCGCCCAGTTTGGTTCAGTCACTCCGAGGTATCTGCTCCAGGCAGTGACCAAACCCGGCAACCGTGCCTTCAGCTCTGCCCGGTAGTGGGCGAGCATGACCGCTTCGCGTCGTGATCGGTCACTGTTCGGTGGCACAGTGAGGAGCAGCGTCGATTTGTTGGCCACCTTGACCTGTGGCACCTCCTCAGCTTCAATGACCCGCAAGCGGTACCGATGACCCCAGAGATAATGGCTCTCCCCCGACACGTAGTCGCGGGCAGACTGGCGTGCCTGCCCCTGAAACTTCGCTTGTTGCCGGCGAATCCAGGGCAGCCGGGGAACCGTGAAGAGCCGCACCGCGTCATCGTCTACCCTCAGCGGCGCCGCCACCCGGACGTGGCCCTCAGGGGGATACACCGCCAGGTGCAAGTTCTTGATGGCTTTGCGAACCACCTCCACCTCGATGCCACTCACGGTGATGATGTGCTTCTCGCCCGCCGTCATGCTCAGTAGTCTGCCTGATTGCGGATGAGCTCCATCAGCTGAGCCAGGTGCGCTTCATCGACGAGGTGGGTGCCTAGCGCCGTGCGGACGGCCCGCTTCAGTTCGCGCTCTTTCATCAAGTTGCCGCGCCAACCGTCCTTACGGGTCCGCCGCACCGTCTCATCGACACGCAACGCCAGCATCTCATCCTGCCCCAGGTTGTCGTACAACGACCGCTGTGCAGTAGTGGCCAGGCTCGCTGGGTAGTGCTGGCTGCCTCCCACCTGCTTGATCTGC encodes the following:
- a CDS encoding phospholipase D family protein, with amino-acid sequence MWSSWDKAIEQLLPHTGDWWLISPYITVTPRDLEGVANLANFTDVKVLTTADPVDFARGSSNLDVLRDMVERGAKVRAHDRLHAKVYLRRQGNAAVGWLGSANLTNQARHTNQEVMSGTQVLDKTFLQKLDRLWTEARRLDLNALSLLEERVAEERIKQQAEKAVLSDIVVLSIEERKAGKQFNIEHSLLKLGIDQDTARNIRVPAVSFIDAQYRDTLQKWRKQQMALLTRGKPPLMVRLPGGNMLYACVRRNLPDIEGTLNNLDCRGRDQIAELRQGSRDLLKEKFFSHMDAWRRTYGNQVEQKIVHALFLKASDEFDRYLASEVFGVDFTTLVPLMPHDKKHPWHKVLKRLTHMPAPLLVAN
- a CDS encoding tyrosine-type recombinase/integrase → MAKKKGNGEGTITKRKDGRWEARLTHGRRADGRPRRITVYGKTRKEVADRLNALLAAQNKGSLVAPDQLTFAVYLPQWLERKAAAGRKESTIAGYTNIIYRHLLPIIGERRVQSLEPGDFDMLYRQLREKGLRPRMVQLIHVVLSGALKQATRYGITARNVAELVDRPQAPAYTAEVWTGEQVMTFLDQIRSHRWFVCFYLAVTTGMRRGELLGLQWSDIDFQERRLTVQRNLTTAGRKVVMSEPKTKNGRRLIYLTQEALALLQEHRVAQEQQRAKLGAKWASTNHVFTTRTGTTIRPIKLSREFDLLGNQLGLPRIRLHDLRHTNASLAARQGMPLKVLSERLGHATPGFTAKTYQHLYDDQHREAALTLAELTGGRKGLPT
- a CDS encoding AAA family ATPase — protein: MPLTKIDVTQPYQEISWLVPDLIPQGHPTIVAALPGAGKTTVVAALAWVMSSSEEDRMFLDRPVPGGATIYVNYDSPTGDGRSLRYLLAQLQVADPSGRMNLIHILEPDKETYGLGDPELAQIKTLALEQGVKLIVLDAFMTCFPEINANKLSEAMGPLTALRELATETGAAVVIIDHLPKPQAGEKVGARGVMGSIGKSAQARAVHILDLVKPEDADGRHLIRWRVDKMTFGPVPKPFAVECLHQDGGLLLTVGTVDEVLKETRTAKALQLMHRALIEAGEEWTARKDLVELARSEAALGATAAKQALDTLLAKLGSKVEQHTLSKAGGPLVYRLLP
- a CDS encoding bifunctional DNA primase/polymerase yields the protein MSGGEVMREEALGQTELGYRVMVLHGMEAGCCTCGKEGCSSAGKHPLLSNGVDSASDDEAVVGAWRWERSNLGIATGGDLLVLDFDGPEGLKMLALLERRFPEVRAAPRVSTGRGFHVYLRVLPEDQHRPRTSVKLWPGLDTRYQRAYVVAPPSLHVSGVRYRWRRE
- a CDS encoding helix-turn-helix domain-containing protein, which encodes MEDTRNDQVVLTVTEVASQLRIGRAAAYALVHSGQLKAVRVNRRILVPKAALDDFLQAAGRVS
- a CDS encoding M48 family metallopeptidase — translated: MTAGEKHIITVSGIEVEVVRKAIKNLHLAVYPPEGHVRVAAPLRVDDDAVRLFTVPRLPWIRRQQAKFQGQARQSARDYVSGESHYLWGHRYRLRVIEAEEVPQVKVANKSTLLLTVPPNSDRSRREAVMLAHYRAELKARLPGLVTAWSRYLGVTEPNWAVRQMKTKWGSCSPSAQRISLNLELAKKAPHCLEYVVVHELAHLHERHHNDRFRALLDQHLPLWRSYRDELNQSPLRSETW